The genomic segment CAAGCAGCCCATGATGTATGAAAGCCCGCGTTTCGAATCAATCGACATCGACGACCAGCAGGACTGGGATTTTGCTGTCATCGCCGCCCGCTACCACTCCGACACAAAAGGAACCACTCAATGAAAATCCTCGTCACCTGCCCGTTGATGCTTGGCCTCATGGATCGCTTCTACCCTACCCTGGAAAGATACTCAGCGCAGGCAACTGCGCCGGCGGTAGTGCAATCACTCTCCGAAGACGAACTCATCAACATCCTGCCGCAACACGACGGCTGGATCATTGGCGACGACCCGGCCACCCGCCGTGTTCTCGAAGCTGGCAAGGCCGGTAGACTGAAGGCCGCAGTGAAGTGGGGAGTTGGCGTGGACAACATCGACTTTGCTGCCTGTGCCGATCTTGGCATTCCGATCACCAACACACCCGGGCTTTTTGGTGCCGAGGTAGGCGATACGGCGATGGGATACGTGATTGCCTTGGCACGCGAGAGCTTCCATATTGACGACGGCGTCCGTCAGGGCGGATGGCCAAAACCCACAGGAATCTCGCTCGCCGGAAAAACAGCGGCTCTGGTCGGCTTCGGTGACATTGGCAAGAACACCGCCCGGCGCCTGCTCGCGTCCGGGATCCAGGTCGTTGCTTATGACCCTTTTGTCGGCCCGGTGCCCGAACTGCCCAGTGTGGAACGTGCCGACTGGCCCACGCGCCTCGATGAAGCCGACTACATCGTGCTTACCTGTTCACTGACACCCAGCAGCCGCAACATCATCAACGCCAATTCTCTGGCGCATGCAAAAGCCGGCGTGCGCATCGTCAATGTCAGCCGCGGCCAGGTGATCGACCAAGCAGCTCTGGAGTCCGCACTGGCATCCGGCAAGGTCTATTCCGCAGCTCTGGATGTGTTTGAAGTTGAGCCACTGCCAATCGACTCGCCGTTGCGGAACCACTCGCGAGTGATATTTGGCTCCCACAATGCTTCCAACACCGTCGAAGCTGTCACGCGCGGCAGCGAAACGGCGATCGTCAAGCTGATGGAGTT from the Accumulibacter sp. genome contains:
- a CDS encoding phosphoglycerate dehydrogenase: MKILVTCPLMLGLMDRFYPTLERYSAQATAPAVVQSLSEDELINILPQHDGWIIGDDPATRRVLEAGKAGRLKAAVKWGVGVDNIDFAACADLGIPITNTPGLFGAEVGDTAMGYVIALARESFHIDDGVRQGGWPKPTGISLAGKTAALVGFGDIGKNTARRLLASGIQVVAYDPFVGPVPELPSVERADWPTRLDEADYIVLTCSLTPSSRNIINANSLAHAKAGVRIVNVSRGQVIDQAALESALASGKVYSAALDVFEVEPLPIDSPLRNHSRVIFGSHNASNTVEAVTRGSETAIVKLMEFLGVSPRGES